A DNA window from Haliovirga abyssi contains the following coding sequences:
- the xseB gene encoding exodeoxyribonuclease VII small subunit yields MKKNLKFEEALLEIDEIIDELENGEVELEESVKKYEKAMEMIKFCKGKLDSIEGKIKKINLNESGDIEIADFQ; encoded by the coding sequence ATGAAAAAAAATCTAAAATTTGAAGAGGCGTTATTAGAAATAGATGAGATTATAGATGAATTAGAAAATGGAGAAGTTGAATTAGAGGAGTCTGTAAAGAAATATGAAAAAGCAATGGAAATGATAAAATTTTGTAAAGGGAAATTAGATTCTATTGAAGGCAAAATAAAAAAAATTAATTTAAATGAATCAGGAGATATAGAAATAGCGGATTTTCAATAG